A portion of the Macaca mulatta isolate MMU2019108-1 chromosome 2, T2T-MMU8v2.0, whole genome shotgun sequence genome contains these proteins:
- the SETMAR gene encoding histone-lysine N-methyltransferase SETMAR isoform X3 — MQSLFLNAMSCADAVTTAETEWSRKVCSSTSKCSRRIKKAGDFVPWNLYQKEEKSNISCGNEKEPSMCGSAPSVFPSCKRLTLETMKMMLDKKQIRAIFLFEFKMGRKAAETTRNINNAFGPGTANERTVQWWFKKFCKGDESLEDEERSGRPSEVDNDQLRAIIEADPLTTTREVAEELNVNHSTVVRHLKQIGKVKKLDKWVPHELTENQKNRRFEVSSSLILRNHNEPFLDRIVTCDEKWILYDNRRRSAQWLDQEAAPKHFSKPILHPKKIMVTIWWSAAGVIHYSFLNPGETITSEKYAQEIDEMHQKLQHLQLALVNRKGPILLHDNARPHVAQPTLQKLNELGYEVLPHPPYSPDLLPTNYHIFKHLNNFLQGKRFHNQQDAENAFQEFVKSRSTDFYATGINQLISRWQKCVDCNGAYFD; from the exons ATGCAGAGCCTGTTTTTGAATGCAATGTCCTGTGCCGATGCAGTGACCACTGCAGAAACAGAGTGGTCCAGAAAGGTCTGCAGTTCCACTTCCAAGTGTTCAAGACGCATAAAAAAGGCTGGGGACTTCGTACCTTGGAATTTATACCAAAAGGAAG AAAAGTCGAACATCAGTTGTGGAAATGAGAAGGAACCCAGCATGTGTGGCTCAGCCCCTTCTGTGTTCCCCTCCTGCAAGCGATTGACCCTTGAG actatgaaaatgatgttagacaaaaagcaaattcgaGCAATTTTTTTAttcgagttcaaaatgggtcGTAAAGCAGCAGAGACAACTCGCAACATCAACAacgcatttggcccaggaactgctaacgaacgtacagtgcagtggtggttcaagaagttttgcaaaggagatgagagccttgaagatgaggagcgtAGTGGCCGGCCATCAGAAGTTGACAACGACCAACTGAGAGCAATCATcgaagctgatcctcttacaactacaAGAGAAGTTGCCGAAGAACTTAATGTCAACCATTCTACAGTCGTTcggcatttgaagcaaattggaaaggtgaaaaagctcgataagtgggtgcctcatgagctgactGAAAATCAAAAAAATCGTcgttttgaagtgtcatcttctcttattctacgCAACCACAACGAACCATTTCTCGATCGGATTGTGACGTGCgatgaaaagtggattttatatgacAACCGGCGACGATCAGCTCAGTGGTTGGATCAAGAAGCAGCTCCAAAGCACTTCTCAAAGCCAATCTTGCACCCAAAAAAGATCATGGTCACTATTTGGTGGTCTGCTGCTGGTgtgatccactacagctttctgaatcccggtgaaaccattacatctgagaagtatgctcaggAAATCGATGAGATGCACCAAAAACTTCAACACCTGCAGCTggcattggtcaacagaaagggcccaattcTTCTCCACGACAATGCCCGACCGCATGTTGCACAACCCACacttcaaaagttgaatgaattgggctatgaagttttgcctcatccaccgtattcacctgacctcttgcCAACCAACTACCACATCTTCAAGCATCtcaacaactttttgcagggaaaacgcttccacaaccagcaggatgcagaaaatgctttccaagagtttgtCAAATCCCGAAGCACAGATTTTTACGCTACAGGAATAAACCAACTTATTTCTcgttggcaaaaatgtgttgattgtaatggtgcctattttgattaa
- the SETMAR gene encoding histone-lysine N-methyltransferase SETMAR isoform X4: MFAEAAKKTGPCGMAEFKKKPEAPTEQLDVACGQENLPVGAWPPGAAPAPFQTMKMMLDKKQIRAIFLFEFKMGRKAAETTRNINNAFGPGTANERTVQWWFKKFCKGDESLEDEERSGRPSEVDNDQLRAIIEADPLTTTREVAEELNVNHSTVVRHLKQIGKVKKLDKWVPHELTENQKNRRFEVSSSLILRNHNEPFLDRIVTCDEKWILYDNRRRSAQWLDQEAAPKHFSKPILHPKKIMVTIWWSAAGVIHYSFLNPGETITSEKYAQEIDEMHQKLQHLQLALVNRKGPILLHDNARPHVAQPTLQKLNELGYEVLPHPPYSPDLLPTNYHIFKHLNNFLQGKRFHNQQDAENAFQEFVKSRSTDFYATGINQLISRWQKCVDCNGAYFD, from the exons ATGTTCGCGGAAGCGGCGAAGAAGACAGGGCCTTGTGGGATGGCGGAGTTTAAGAAGAAGCCTGAGGCCCCGACTGAGCAGCTGGATGTCGCGTGCGGCCAGGAAAACTTGCCGGTGGGCGCGTGGCCCCCGGGGGCCGCGCCGGCGCCCTTCCAG actatgaaaatgatgttagacaaaaagcaaattcgaGCAATTTTTTTAttcgagttcaaaatgggtcGTAAAGCAGCAGAGACAACTCGCAACATCAACAacgcatttggcccaggaactgctaacgaacgtacagtgcagtggtggttcaagaagttttgcaaaggagatgagagccttgaagatgaggagcgtAGTGGCCGGCCATCAGAAGTTGACAACGACCAACTGAGAGCAATCATcgaagctgatcctcttacaactacaAGAGAAGTTGCCGAAGAACTTAATGTCAACCATTCTACAGTCGTTcggcatttgaagcaaattggaaaggtgaaaaagctcgataagtgggtgcctcatgagctgactGAAAATCAAAAAAATCGTcgttttgaagtgtcatcttctcttattctacgCAACCACAACGAACCATTTCTCGATCGGATTGTGACGTGCgatgaaaagtggattttatatgacAACCGGCGACGATCAGCTCAGTGGTTGGATCAAGAAGCAGCTCCAAAGCACTTCTCAAAGCCAATCTTGCACCCAAAAAAGATCATGGTCACTATTTGGTGGTCTGCTGCTGGTgtgatccactacagctttctgaatcccggtgaaaccattacatctgagaagtatgctcaggAAATCGATGAGATGCACCAAAAACTTCAACACCTGCAGCTggcattggtcaacagaaagggcccaattcTTCTCCACGACAATGCCCGACCGCATGTTGCACAACCCACacttcaaaagttgaatgaattgggctatgaagttttgcctcatccaccgtattcacctgacctcttgcCAACCAACTACCACATCTTCAAGCATCtcaacaactttttgcagggaaaacgcttccacaaccagcaggatgcagaaaatgctttccaagagtttgtCAAATCCCGAAGCACAGATTTTTACGCTACAGGAATAAACCAACTTATTTCTcgttggcaaaaatgtgttgattgtaatggtgcctattttgattaa
- the SETMAR gene encoding histone-lysine N-methyltransferase SETMAR isoform X2 has protein sequence MFAEAAKKTGPCGMAEFKKKPEAPTEQLDVACGQENLPVGAWPPGAAPAPFQYTPDHVVGPGADIDPTQITFPGCICVKTPCLPGTCSCLRHGENYDDNSCLRDIGSGGKYAEPVFECNVLCRCSDHCRNRVVQKGLQFHFQVFKTHKKGWGLRTLEFIPKGRFVCEYAGEVLGFSEVQRRIHLQTKSDSNYIIAIREHVFTGQVMETFVDPTYIGNIGRFLNHSCEPNLLMIPVRIDSMVPKLALFAAKDIVPEEELSYDYSGRYLNLTGSEDKERLDNGKLRKPCYCGAKSCTAFLPFDGSLYCPLEKSNISCGNEKEPSMCGSAPSVFPSCKRLTLETMKMMLDKKQIRAIFLFEFKMGRKAAETTRNINNAFGPGTANERTVQWWFKKFCKGDESLEDEERSGRPSEVDNDQLRAIIEADPLTTTREVAEELNVNHSTVVRHLKQIGKVKKLDKWVPHELTENQKNRRFEVSSSLILRNHNEPFLDRIVTCDEKWILYDNRRRSAQWLDQEAAPKHFSKPILHPKKIMVTIWWSAAGVIHYSFLNPGETITSEKYAQEIDEMHQKLQHLQLALVNRKGPILLHDNARPHVAQPTLQKLNELGYEVLPHPPYSPDLLPTNYHIFKHLNNFLQGKRFHNQQDAENAFQEFVKSRSTDFYATGINQLISRWQKCVDCNGAYFD, from the exons ATGTTCGCGGAAGCGGCGAAGAAGACAGGGCCTTGTGGGATGGCGGAGTTTAAGAAGAAGCCTGAGGCCCCGACTGAGCAGCTGGATGTCGCGTGCGGCCAGGAAAACTTGCCGGTGGGCGCGTGGCCCCCGGGGGCCGCGCCGGCGCCCTTCCAG TACACTCCTGATCATGTAGTTGGACCTGGAGCAGACATTGATCCCACTCAAATAACCTTTCCCGGATGCATTTGTGTCAAAACTCCCTGCCTCCCTGGCACTTGCTCCTGTCTCCGCCATGGAGAGAACTATGATGATAACTCATGCCTTAGAGATATAGGATCTGGAGGAAAGTATGCAGAGCCTGTTTTTGAATGCAATGTCCTGTGCCGATGCAGTGACCACTGCAGAAACAGAGTGGTCCAGAAAGGTCTGCAGTTCCACTTCCAAGTGTTCAAGACGCATAAAAAAGGCTGGGGACTTCGTACCTTGGAATTTATACCAAAAGGAAGGTTTGTCTGTGAATATGCTGGTGAGGTTTTAGGATTCTCTGAAGTTCAGAGAAGAATTCACTTACAAACAAAATCTGACTCTAACTACATTATAGCCATCAGGGAACATGTTTTTACTGGGCAGGTAATGGAAACATTTGTTGACCCTACTTATATAGGAAATATTGGAAGATTCCTTAATCATTCTTGTGAGCCAAACCTTTTGATGATTCCTGTCCGAATTGACTCAATGGTACCTAAGTTGGCACTTTTTGCAGCCAAAGATATTGTGCCAGAAGAAGAACTCTCTTATGATTATTCAGGAAGATATCTTAATCTAACAGGCAGTGAAGACAAAGAAAGGCTAGATAATGGGAAACTAAGAAAACCTTGTTACTGTGGTGCCAAATCATGTACTGCTTTCCTGCCTTTTGACGGTTCTCTGTACTGCCCCTTAGAAAAGTCGAACATCAGTTGTGGAAATGAGAAGGAACCCAGCATGTGTGGCTCAGCCCCTTCTGTGTTCCCCTCCTGCAAGCGATTGACCCTTGAG actatgaaaatgatgttagacaaaaagcaaattcgaGCAATTTTTTTAttcgagttcaaaatgggtcGTAAAGCAGCAGAGACAACTCGCAACATCAACAacgcatttggcccaggaactgctaacgaacgtacagtgcagtggtggttcaagaagttttgcaaaggagatgagagccttgaagatgaggagcgtAGTGGCCGGCCATCAGAAGTTGACAACGACCAACTGAGAGCAATCATcgaagctgatcctcttacaactacaAGAGAAGTTGCCGAAGAACTTAATGTCAACCATTCTACAGTCGTTcggcatttgaagcaaattggaaaggtgaaaaagctcgataagtgggtgcctcatgagctgactGAAAATCAAAAAAATCGTcgttttgaagtgtcatcttctcttattctacgCAACCACAACGAACCATTTCTCGATCGGATTGTGACGTGCgatgaaaagtggattttatatgacAACCGGCGACGATCAGCTCAGTGGTTGGATCAAGAAGCAGCTCCAAAGCACTTCTCAAAGCCAATCTTGCACCCAAAAAAGATCATGGTCACTATTTGGTGGTCTGCTGCTGGTgtgatccactacagctttctgaatcccggtgaaaccattacatctgagaagtatgctcaggAAATCGATGAGATGCACCAAAAACTTCAACACCTGCAGCTggcattggtcaacagaaagggcccaattcTTCTCCACGACAATGCCCGACCGCATGTTGCACAACCCACacttcaaaagttgaatgaattgggctatgaagttttgcctcatccaccgtattcacctgacctcttgcCAACCAACTACCACATCTTCAAGCATCtcaacaactttttgcagggaaaacgcttccacaaccagcaggatgcagaaaatgctttccaagagtttgtCAAATCCCGAAGCACAGATTTTTACGCTACAGGAATAAACCAACTTATTTCTcgttggcaaaaatgtgttgattgtaatggtgcctattttgattaa
- the SETMAR gene encoding histone-lysine N-methyltransferase SETMAR isoform X1, translating into MPRPGPFFVNPRHHLSKGAVLFSPFPEAQNQRPYENPAFCPSPVLRTQGGIKGGVIYLSGLRCLSQYTPDHVVGPGADIDPTQITFPGCICVKTPCLPGTCSCLRHGENYDDNSCLRDIGSGGKYAEPVFECNVLCRCSDHCRNRVVQKGLQFHFQVFKTHKKGWGLRTLEFIPKGRFVCEYAGEVLGFSEVQRRIHLQTKSDSNYIIAIREHVFTGQVMETFVDPTYIGNIGRFLNHSCEPNLLMIPVRIDSMVPKLALFAAKDIVPEEELSYDYSGRYLNLTGSEDKERLDNGKLRKPCYCGAKSCTAFLPFDGSLYCPLEKSNISCGNEKEPSMCGSAPSVFPSCKRLTLETMKMMLDKKQIRAIFLFEFKMGRKAAETTRNINNAFGPGTANERTVQWWFKKFCKGDESLEDEERSGRPSEVDNDQLRAIIEADPLTTTREVAEELNVNHSTVVRHLKQIGKVKKLDKWVPHELTENQKNRRFEVSSSLILRNHNEPFLDRIVTCDEKWILYDNRRRSAQWLDQEAAPKHFSKPILHPKKIMVTIWWSAAGVIHYSFLNPGETITSEKYAQEIDEMHQKLQHLQLALVNRKGPILLHDNARPHVAQPTLQKLNELGYEVLPHPPYSPDLLPTNYHIFKHLNNFLQGKRFHNQQDAENAFQEFVKSRSTDFYATGINQLISRWQKCVDCNGAYFD; encoded by the exons ATGCCCCGGCCTGGGCCTTTTTTTGTTAACCCACGGCATCACCTTAGCAAGGGTGCTGTCCTTTTCAGTCCATTCCCTGAAGCGCAGAACCAGAGGCCTTATGAGAACCCGGCTTTTTGTCCCAGTCCTGTCCTCAGAACTCAAGGAGGCATCAAGGGGGGAGTCATTTACCTCTCCGGTCTCAGGTGTCTCTCACAG TACACTCCTGATCATGTAGTTGGACCTGGAGCAGACATTGATCCCACTCAAATAACCTTTCCCGGATGCATTTGTGTCAAAACTCCCTGCCTCCCTGGCACTTGCTCCTGTCTCCGCCATGGAGAGAACTATGATGATAACTCATGCCTTAGAGATATAGGATCTGGAGGAAAGTATGCAGAGCCTGTTTTTGAATGCAATGTCCTGTGCCGATGCAGTGACCACTGCAGAAACAGAGTGGTCCAGAAAGGTCTGCAGTTCCACTTCCAAGTGTTCAAGACGCATAAAAAAGGCTGGGGACTTCGTACCTTGGAATTTATACCAAAAGGAAGGTTTGTCTGTGAATATGCTGGTGAGGTTTTAGGATTCTCTGAAGTTCAGAGAAGAATTCACTTACAAACAAAATCTGACTCTAACTACATTATAGCCATCAGGGAACATGTTTTTACTGGGCAGGTAATGGAAACATTTGTTGACCCTACTTATATAGGAAATATTGGAAGATTCCTTAATCATTCTTGTGAGCCAAACCTTTTGATGATTCCTGTCCGAATTGACTCAATGGTACCTAAGTTGGCACTTTTTGCAGCCAAAGATATTGTGCCAGAAGAAGAACTCTCTTATGATTATTCAGGAAGATATCTTAATCTAACAGGCAGTGAAGACAAAGAAAGGCTAGATAATGGGAAACTAAGAAAACCTTGTTACTGTGGTGCCAAATCATGTACTGCTTTCCTGCCTTTTGACGGTTCTCTGTACTGCCCCTTAGAAAAGTCGAACATCAGTTGTGGAAATGAGAAGGAACCCAGCATGTGTGGCTCAGCCCCTTCTGTGTTCCCCTCCTGCAAGCGATTGACCCTTGAG actatgaaaatgatgttagacaaaaagcaaattcgaGCAATTTTTTTAttcgagttcaaaatgggtcGTAAAGCAGCAGAGACAACTCGCAACATCAACAacgcatttggcccaggaactgctaacgaacgtacagtgcagtggtggttcaagaagttttgcaaaggagatgagagccttgaagatgaggagcgtAGTGGCCGGCCATCAGAAGTTGACAACGACCAACTGAGAGCAATCATcgaagctgatcctcttacaactacaAGAGAAGTTGCCGAAGAACTTAATGTCAACCATTCTACAGTCGTTcggcatttgaagcaaattggaaaggtgaaaaagctcgataagtgggtgcctcatgagctgactGAAAATCAAAAAAATCGTcgttttgaagtgtcatcttctcttattctacgCAACCACAACGAACCATTTCTCGATCGGATTGTGACGTGCgatgaaaagtggattttatatgacAACCGGCGACGATCAGCTCAGTGGTTGGATCAAGAAGCAGCTCCAAAGCACTTCTCAAAGCCAATCTTGCACCCAAAAAAGATCATGGTCACTATTTGGTGGTCTGCTGCTGGTgtgatccactacagctttctgaatcccggtgaaaccattacatctgagaagtatgctcaggAAATCGATGAGATGCACCAAAAACTTCAACACCTGCAGCTggcattggtcaacagaaagggcccaattcTTCTCCACGACAATGCCCGACCGCATGTTGCACAACCCACacttcaaaagttgaatgaattgggctatgaagttttgcctcatccaccgtattcacctgacctcttgcCAACCAACTACCACATCTTCAAGCATCtcaacaactttttgcagggaaaacgcttccacaaccagcaggatgcagaaaatgctttccaagagtttgtCAAATCCCGAAGCACAGATTTTTACGCTACAGGAATAAACCAACTTATTTCTcgttggcaaaaatgtgttgattgtaatggtgcctattttgattaa